A single window of Plasmodium malariae genome assembly, chromosome: 8 DNA harbors:
- the PmUG01_08048200 gene encoding DNA polymerase delta small subunit, putative codes for MNAEVTDKDVKDIIKHINVVGSANGRTGECINGSSEDFTNGFENDGADETATSNECEFPLSKKIKKQHYCYENLSKEFVLTNPTYTQQFSEIYSIRIKIMKKLLMRTVEALNGEDINIKKEEERYNILNYLKEIKVNEKCYCIGTLFKKMQLRPSILKEYLSEIDSCDNIINYSHDEDVLFLEDETARLKLEGNINSADYITGLTIIIKGIGMSNGSLYVEELIYSYTPKLDIHTCISNDNKYILFVSGLYINELNKNVNNLSLLRNFILGLHGDKTLSANLIRLVIVGNSLSNINNDEKDLNTIDIFLSSLCSAVYVDLMPGEKDPSDANLPQQPFPNFFFKKSKKYNSFQCVTNPYIFSIDNVNICCMSGESVHNIISYSQNTKINALRMIAKSRILSPTSPDTLGCYPFTKNDPFCLHDDKTYPHIFVNGNCNQLEIEYMQNGTNKLPLLVCLPSFDITPKALLINIKNMQYKILTFDTHSAP; via the coding sequence ATGAACGCGGAAGTAACCGACAAAGACGTTaaggatataataaaacacaTTAACGTGGTTGGAAGTGCCAATGGACGTACTGGTGAATGCATAAATGGAAGTTCTGAAGACTTTACAAATGGCTTCGAAAATGACGGCGCTGATGAAACTGCCACATCGAACGAGTGTGAGTTTCCACtgagcaaaaaaataaaaaagcagCACTACTGTTACGAAAACTTGTCAAAAGAGTTTGTGCTTACCAATCCCACATACACCCAGCAGTTCAGTGAGATATATTCGATTCgcattaaaataatgaaaaagctACTAATGAGAACTGTGGAAGCGTTAAATGGtgaagatataaatataaaaaaggaggaagaaagatataatatattaaactatttaaaagaaataaaagttaACGAGAAATGTTATTGTATAGGTactctttttaaaaagatgCAGTTAAGACCATCTATTCTGAAGGAATATTTAAGTGAAATAGATTCAtgtgataatattattaattactCGCATGATGAAGACGTTCTATTTTTAGAAGATGAAACAGCTAGATTGAAATTAGaaggaaatataaatagtgCTGATTACATTACAGGATtgacaataataataaaaggaatagGTATGAGTAACGGGTCATTGTATGTAgaagaattaatatattcatacacCCCCAAATTAGATATACATACTTGTATtagtaatgataataagtatatattatttgtttcaggattatatattaatgaactaaataaaaatgtaaataatttatctttGTTAAGAAATTTCATTTTAGGTCTACATGGAGATAAAACACTTTCTGCAAATTTAATTCGATTAGTAATAGTTGGAAATTCACTTagcaatataaataatgatgaaaagGATTTAAATACAATTGATATATTCCTTTCTTCTTTATGTTCTGCTGTGTATGTAGATCTAATGCCAGGTGAAAAAGATCCTAGTGATGCTAATTTACCTCAACAACCTtttcctaattttttttttaagaaatcaAAAAAGTATAACTCATTTCAGTGTGTAACAaatccatatattttttctatcgacaatgtaaatatttgttgTATGTCTGGTGAATctgttcataatattatttcttattcCCAAAACACCAAAATAAATGCACTCAGAATGATAGCCAAAAGTCGAATATTATCTCCTACATCCCCTGATACCCTAGGTTGTTACCCCTTTACTAAAAATGATCCTTTCTGTTTACATGATGATAAAACTTATCctcatatttttgttaatggGAATTGCAATCAATTAGAAATTGAGTATATGCAAAAtggaacaaataaattaccTCTCTTAGTATGCCTCCCAAGCTTCGATATTACCCCCAAAGCTTTActcattaatataaaaaatatgcagtataaaattttaacattCGACACACACAGTGCCCCATAA